From a single Phragmites australis chromosome 7, lpPhrAust1.1, whole genome shotgun sequence genomic region:
- the LOC133923408 gene encoding uncharacterized protein LOC133923408 produces the protein MYIYVTTRAVARACALLLTSSRRAGPAGLVLSPELILKSVASRSWLQLLAASRPLLYTILNYLTTRWINIAGAMAVNPLDLWNHWAIQILVLLSLALQVVLLLLAGIRRGEASLVLKLLLWLAYLLADSTAIYTIGHLSLSATADRHQLVAFWAPFLLLHLGGPDNITAYSLQDNELWLRHLQTLTVQVLGTAYVLYKHIAGNGSLVVLASILMFAVGVVKYGERTWALRRGNTDSIRGSLKNQSMGRGYNHFHPQDRGLDREEFQLRRAHTSFHICKRAIVDSSVDIDSDDHDTSEKLVGKRAKCMWLLMEMELSLMYDILYTKAAVIHTWYGYCIRLFSPLAVAASLLLFYFSSKDGHSTVDVVVTYVLLVGALLLETTSLLNALGSTWTFAYLCATRCCWLRHTLLCSGRWDRLRRALVSLRLLIRTTTGRSSRRSARRWSGTMGQYNMLHFCSLCDKPGGPLLGRLAKMLGFKELWDKKHYSGKTQISKRIKDEVNKYIDQLPDGESNKLGVLRNKWSQIALKDYKEADYLSGLSGDEFQEGIIVWHIATDIFLARSGAKNEPEAVEAVRAMSNYMMFLLVERPYMLPGLSQYKLYQKTCEWLVKIRTTPHPRKGLSTMLKDLFRLRNGPNSDSRLMLQRQPEFVIGIFHKYGPLGSESPRRDTPRLSYATSIAETLLKMEPHISSLQRLLEVWADFLVYAANRCSREYHAKQLSDGGELTTVLWLMMEHLHQASLYAPGRSHPAASRPSPSSW, from the exons ATGTATATTTATGTTACTACTAGAGCAGTAGCGCGAGCGTGCGCCCTCCTCTTGACGAGCAGTCGGCGAGCTGGGCCTGCCGGACTGGTTCTGTCGCCTGAACTCATCCTGAAGTCTGTGGCATCACGTTCCTGGCTTCAGTTACTCGCTGCCAGCCGTCCCCTCCTCTACACGATCTTGAATTACCTGACTACCCG GTGGATTAATATTGCAGGAGCAATGGCTGTGAATCCGCTAGACCTCTGGAACCATTGGGCGATCCAGATCCTGGTGCTTTTGAGCCTCGCGCTTCAggttgtcctcctcctcctcgcgggGATCCGAAGGGGTGAAGCTTCCCTCGTGCTGAAGCTCCTCCTCTGGCTTGCCTACCTGCTGGCCGACTCGACCGCGATATATACCATCGGGCACCTGTCCCTCAGCGCCACGGCAGACAGGCACCAACTCGTGGCATTCTGGGcacccttcctcctcctgcacCTCGGTGGCCCGGACAACATCACGGCGTATTCGCTCCAGGACAACGAGCTGTGGCTGCGCCACCTCCAGACTCTCACCGTGCAGGTCCTCGGAACTGCTTATGTGCTCTACAAGCACATCGCCGGCAATGGCTCCTTGGTTGTGCTGGCCTCCATCTTGATGTTCGCAGTCGGTGTTGTAAAGTATGGCGAGAGGACATGGGCGCTCAGGCGTGGCAACACGGATAGCATCCGGGGCTCTCTCAAGAATCAAAGTATGGGGAGAGGATATAATCACTTTCACCCACAGGATCGGGGGTTGGACAGAGAAGAATTCCAGTTGCGGAGAGCTCACACGTCATTCCATATCTGCAAGCGTGCCATAGTTGATTCTTCGGTCGACATTGACTCAGATGACCATGATACCTCCGAGAAGCTTGTGGGGAAACGAGCTAAGTGTATGTGGTTGTTGATGGAGATGGAGCTCTCCCTCATGTATGACATCCTGTATACCAAGGCGGCAGTCATTCACACCTGGTATGGCTACTGCATCCGGCTCTTCTCACCGCTCGCCGTTGCCGCCTCGCTCCTCTTATTCTACTTCAGCAGCAAAGATGGTCATAGCACAGTTGATGTTGTGGTCACATATGTCTTGCTGGTTGGTGCCTTGCTCCTAGAGACAACATCTCTTCTGAACGCACTGGGGTCAACGTGGACATTTGCTTACTTGTGTGCCACGCGCTGTTGCTGGCTTCGACACACCCTCTTGTGCAGTGGAAGGTGGGACCGGCTTCGTCGTGCACTTGTATCTCTTCGCTTGCTTATCAGGACAACCACTGGAAGAAGCAGTCGTAGATCAGCGAGAAGGTGGTCCGGCACAATGGGGCAATACAATATGCTGCACTTTTGCAGTCTTTGTGATAAACCGGGTGGACCTCTACTTGGAAGGCTCGCTAAGATGTTGGGATTCAAGGAGTTGTGGGACAAAAAGCACTATTCTGGGAAAACCCAGATTTCAAAGAGGATCAAGGACGAGGTGAACAAATATATAGACCAATTGCCGGATGGGGAGTCCAATAAGTTAGGCGTACTTCGGAACAAGTGGAGTCAGATAGCACTAAAGGATTATAAAGAAGCCGATTACCTTAGTGGCCTTAGCGGGGATGAGTTCCAGGAGGGCATAATCGTCTGGCACATCGCCACGGACATTTTCCTCGCCCGCAGTGGGGCCAAAAATGAACCGGAAGCAGTGGAAGCAGTCAGGGCAATGTCCAACTACATGATGTTTCTCCTCGTGGAGCGCCCATACATGCTACCAGGCCTTTCTCAATATAAGTTGTACCAGAAAACATGCGAGTGGTTGGTCAAAATACGGACAACTCCCCATCCCAGAAAGGGCTTGTCTACTATGCTCAAGGATTTATTCCGCCTGCGTAACGGCCCCAATTCTGACTCAAGGTTGATGCTGCAGAGACAGCCGGAGTTTGTCATCGGAATATTTCACAAGTATGGACCCTTAGGGTCCGAATCTCCTCGCCGCGACACTCCTCGTCTTTCTTATGCAACTTCCATCGCCGAAACGTTGCTCAAAATGGAGCCTCATATCTCCTCGTTGCAGCGACTCCTTGAGGTTTGGGCAGATTTTTTGGTCTACGCAGCCAACCGATGCAGCAGGgagtaccatgccaagcagctCAGCGATGGTGGTGAGTTGACCACCGTCCTGTGGCTTATGATGGAGCACCTTCACCAAGCTTCTCTCTACGCTCCTGGGAGAAGCCACCCAGCAGCCTCACGGCCGTCCCCTTCATCTTGGTAG
- the LOC133923779 gene encoding uncharacterized mitochondrial protein AtMg00810-like gives MTDLGDQHFFLGISVHRSSTSLFLSQHQYALDLLRHTGIAECHSTSTPVDTRTKLSATDGNPTVGPSEYRSIAGALQYLTLTRPDLAYAVQQACLFMHDPREPHLALIKRILRYVKGTIDSGLHIGTSPVSSLTTYSDADWAGCPDSWRSTSGYCVYLIDNLIS, from the coding sequence ATGACCGACCTCGGCGACCAACATTTCTTCCTTGGGATTTCAGTTCATCGCTCCTCCACCAGCCTATTCCTCTCGCAACACCAGTACGCCTTGGATCTTCTCCGGCACACTGGCATTGCTGAGTGTCACTCGACTTCGACACCCGTTGACACTCGCACCAAGCTGTCTGCTACAGACGGCAATCCTACGGTGGGTCCTTCAGAGTACAGGAGCATTGCTGGGGCCCTTCAGTACCTGACCCTGACAAGGCCTGACTTGGCTTATGCAGTTCAGCAGGCATGTCTCTTTATGCATGATCCACGAGAGCCGCACCTCGCGTTGATCAAGCGCATACTGCGCTACGTCAAGGGCACTATCGACTCCGGCCTACACATTGGCACCTCCCCAGTGTCTTCTCTCACCACATACTCAGATGCAGACTGGGCCGGTTGCCCTGACTCCTGGCGTTCCACCTCGGGCTACTGCGTCTACCTCATCGACAATctcatctcttga